A region of Argentina anserina chromosome 5, drPotAnse1.1, whole genome shotgun sequence DNA encodes the following proteins:
- the LOC126796237 gene encoding protein EXORDIUM-like 2, with protein sequence MGYNYRFAIRAFFLLLSLTTFLNPSAATTRRLTALVKQQPLVLKYHKGPLLGGNVTVNLVWYGKFSPKQRSILVDFLQSLSSVHSRSPQPTVASWWRTIAGYTGKPCTVAVGNQVLLESYTLGKTLTIDKLPVLAARGSKRGGNTAAVNVVLTDADVSVEGFCMSRCGKHGASRRGSAYAWVGNPGKQCAGQCAWPFHQPIYGPQTPPLVSPNGDVGVDGMVINLATVLAGTVTNPFNNGYFQGTAGAGLEAVSACTGIFGKGAYPGYPGEVVLDQTTGASYNAVGVRGRKYLLPAMWDPKTSTCKTLV encoded by the coding sequence ATGGGTTATAATTACCGTTTTGCCATCCGGgccttcttccttcttctctcACTCACCACCTTCCTCAACCCTAGCGCAGCCACAACTCGAAGGCTCACGGCCCTCGTCAAACAACAGCCATTGGTTCTCAAGTACCACAAGGGCCCACTTCTCGGCGGCAACGTCACCGTGAATCTCGTATGGTACGGTAAATTCTCCCCCAAGCAACGGTCAATTCTCGTCGACTTTCTCCAGTCCCTGAGCTCCGTCCACAGCCGCTCTCCACAGCCCACGGTCGCATCGTGGTGGCGTACCATTGCTGGGTACACAGGGAAGCCATGTACCGTCGCTGTAGGGAATCAAGTCCTACTAGAGAGTTATACTCTCGGGAAAACACTGACGATCGACAAGCTCCCGGTTTTGGCGGCGAGAGGTTCGAAGCGTGGGGGTAATACGGCGGCGGTCAACGTCGTTTTGACGGACGCTGACGTGTCGGTGGAGGGGTTCTGCATGAGCAGGTGCGGGAAGCACGGGGCGAGCCGGCGCGGGTCTGCGTACGCGTGGGTGGGGAACCCGGGGAAGCAGTGCGCGGGTCAGTGCGCGTGGCCGTTTCATCAGCCGATTTACGGGCCGCAGACTCCGCCGTTAGTTTCGCCAAACGGCGACGTTGGAGTAGACGGAATGGTGATCAATTTGGCGACGGTTTTGGCGGGAACGGTGACGAATCCGTTTAATAACGGGTATTTCCAGGGAACGGCAGGCGCGGGGTTGGAGGCGGTGAGCGCGTGCACGGGTATATTTGGGAAAGGGGCGTACCCGGGTTATCCGGGGGAGGTGGTTTTGGACCAAACGACGGGAGCGAGTTACAATGCGGTGGGAGTAAGGGGCCGAAAGTATCTGCTTCCGGCGATGTGGGACCCAAAGACGTCCACGTGTAAAACGCTAGTCTGA